Proteins encoded within one genomic window of Mya arenaria isolate MELC-2E11 chromosome 13, ASM2691426v1:
- the LOC128214693 gene encoding RING finger and CHY zinc finger domain-containing protein 1-like, protein MSEKNSEINSNSERQGCSHYARKCMFVSPCCKKFYPCRICHDETEKHEIDRTAVQQIKCIQCSLIQQVQRTCEGCSIVFGKYYCSKCNLFDDEDKGQFHCDKCGLCRVGGKSKFFHCDKCGMCLSTKLRGKHKCIEDSSRRNCAVCLEDLHTSRIDAHIPPCGHLIHRECLTQCLKTGIYFCPTCAQSLFDMKEAWRNLDEDIANTPMPEEYRNMHVGILCRDCHKESSVLFHVIGLKCSECGSYNTCRSADPENGAQGDAPAAENQAEAIAAENQAEGNSNNTEQNQGLSQDNNATDNKE, encoded by the exons TCGCCCTGCTGCAAGAAGTTCTACCCGTGTAGAATATGTCATGATGAGACTGAGAAGCATGAGATTGACCGTACAGCAGTACAGCAGATCAAGTGTATACAGTGCTCTCTCATCCAGCAG GTCCAGAGGACTTGTGAGGGTTGCAGCATTGTGTTTGGGAAGTACTACTGCAGCAAGTGTAACCTGTTTGATGATGAGGACAAGGGCCAGTTTCACTGTGACAAGTGTGGACTGTGCAG GGTTGGTGGGAAGAGCAAATTCTTCCATTGCGACAAATGTGGCATGTGTCTCTCCACCAAACTTAGGGGAAAACACAAG TGTATAGAGGATAGTTCTCGTCGTAATTGTGCGGTCTGCCTAGAAGATCTACACACATCCCGTATTGATGCCCACATCCCACCATGTGGCCACCTCATTCACAG AGAATGTCTTACACAATGTCTGAAAACAGG AATCTACTTCTGCCCGACATGTGCACAGAGCCTGTTTGACATGAAGGAAGCATGGCGCAACCTGGACGAGGATATTGCCAACACTCCCATGCCGGAGGAGTATCGCAACATGCACGTTGGAATTCTGTGTCGCGACTGCCATAAG GAAAGCAGTGTGTTGTTTCATGTGATCGGCCTGAAGTGTTCGGAGTGTGGCTCATACAACACGTGTCGCAGTGCAGACCCGGAGAATGGTGCCCAGGGAGATGCACCTGCTGCCGAAAACCAGGCAGAAGCAATTGCTGCCGAGAACCAGGCAGAAGGCAACTCAAACAACACGGAACAAAACCAGGGGCTGTCTCAAGACAATAATGCTACTGACAATAAAGAGTAG